ATGAACAAAACTGCGCAATCAGTATGGGAAAACTGTCTTCTTTTCATAAAAGATAATATCCAGGATCAGGCCTACAAAACCTGGTTCGAGCCGATTAAGTCAGTGGAGTTAACCGACAACGCTTTGTACATCCAGGTACCCAGTAAATTTTTTTACGAATGGCTGGAAGAACATTACGTGAAATTGCTCAAAGTGGCCCTTACCAAAGAACTCGGAAAAAACGCGAAGTTACTCTATAAAATCAAGATGGAAAACACTTATGGCAACAAACAACCGTTTACGGAACAGTTGCCGAGTGCCCACCGCTCGCCAATGAAAGCGCAGGAAGTCGATGCACCTTTCAAGAACCTGAATCCTGAACTCAAGAACCCATTTGTGATTCCGGGGATCAGGAACCTTAAGATCGAATCGCAGCTTAATGCCAATTACAGCTTTGACAACTTTCTGGAGGGCGACTCCAACCGGCTGGCACGTTCCGCAGGGATGGCCGTCGCAAACAAGCCCGGAGGCACTTCATTCAATCCGCTGTTGATTTTCGGCGGCGTCGGTTTGGGGAAGACGCATCTGGCCCACGCAATCGGCGTGGAAATCAAGGATAAGTACCCGGAAAAAACCGTGCTGTACATTTCAGCCGAGATTTTTACACAACAATATATTGATTCTGTTAAGAAGAATAACCGCAATGATTTCATCCATTTTTATCAGCTGATTGATGTGCTGATTATTGATGATGTCCAATTCCTTTCCGGGAAAACCGGAACCCAGGACGTTTTCTTCCATATTTTCAATTACCTGCACCAGAACGGCAAACAGGTCATCCTGACTTCTGATAAGGCCCCTGTGGATATGCAGGACATTGAACAGCGTTTGCTGTCCCGTTTCAAATGGGGACTTTCGGCAGAATTGCACCAGCCTGATTATGAAACCCGTATTTCCATCTTAAAGAATATTTTATACCGCGATGGTGTGGAAATGCCTGAAGAGATTATCGAATATGTCGCTCGAAACATCAAATCGAACGTACGTGAACTCGAAGGCGCGATTATTTCGTTGATTGCCCAGTCGTCTTTCAACAAAAAAGAAGTGACGCTGGATCTTGCAAAAGCCGTAGTCGAGAAATTCGTAAAGAACGTAAAGCGTGAAATTTCGATCGATTACATCCAGAAAGTCGTATCGGATTATTTCCAGTTGGATATTGATATGCTGCAATCCAAAACCAGAAAGCGTCACGTGGTACAGGCAAGGCAACTGGCGATGTTTTTTGCCAAGAAGTTCACCAAAGCATCCCTGGCCAATATCGGTTCGCAGATCGGTGACCGTGACCACGCCACCGTGCTTCACGCCTGTAAAACCGTTGACAACCTCGTATCTACCGATAAACAATTTAAAAAATTCGTGGACGATATCCACAAAAAACTATCACTCTAATGCCCGTACGGATTTTAATGGTATGCCTGGGAAACATTTGCCGGTCGCCTCTGGCTGAAGGCATTCTGGAGTCCAAGCTGCCCCGCGATAAATTCCGCGTGGATTCTGCCGGAACAGGAAATTACCACAGCGGTAAACAGCCTGATCAGCGTTCCATCAATATCGCTAAAAAGAGAGGACTTGACATCACCATGCAAAGGGCACGACAGTTCAACGCAGAGGATTTCAGTATTTACGATCACATTTTTGTGATGGACCACAGCAATTACAGAGATGTGATGCTATTGGCGCCTGATGAAAAATCACGTAAAAAAGTTTCCTATTTGCTGGACGCCCTGTTCCCCGGTGAAAACGTGGACGTGCCGGATCCCTATTTCGGATTGGAAAACGGTTTTGAGACCGTCTACGATATGATTGATGAAAGCTGCACGCTTATCGCGGAAAAACTGCTGAAGGAAGCCGAATAATCCCAATACTTATCAATGGCAAACCACCCCACAGGAAAGCTGTACCTTATACCCACGACGCTGGGAGAGTCCGCACCAATGGATGTGTTGCCGCATACTGTAAAACGCCTTGTGGAATCGCTGGATATTTACATAGTTGAAAACGAAAAGACCGCAAGGAAATTCATCAAGGGCGTTGCGCCGGAAAAACCGCAACCGCAACTGCAATTAAGCACTTTAAACAAGCACACCGAAGCGTCAGCTCATATTGACATGATCAGGCCGTGCCTGGAAGGGAAAGATATCGGACTGATGAGCGAGGCCGGCTGTCCCGGAGTCGCTGACCCCGGTGCCGTCATCGTTAAACTCGCGCACGAGAAAGGCATTCAGGTGGTTCCCATGGTAGGCCCCTCCTCCATTTTACTGGCCATTATGGCTTCAGGGATGAACGGGCAAAGCTTTACGTTCAATGGTTACCTTCCGATCGACAAATCTGAAAAGAAAGCAGCCGTGAAGCAACTCGAGAAATTGTCGGCAGACAAAAACCAGTCCCAGTTGTTCATAGAAACACCCTACCGCAACAATAAGATGCTGGACGACCTGCTGATGGCACTGCATCCGGAGACCCATCTGTGTGTCGCCGCCGACATTACCCTGCCTACGGAATACATTCGTACGATGAAAATTAAGGAATGGAAGAAAATCAAAATCGATTTACAGAACCGTCCGGCGATATTCATCATCCATAAAATGTAGTCCACCGCTTTAAGGCACTCCCATCATTGATCGTCATCAGGTTCAAGCTGAAAGATTTCCTCAACCGGTTTTTCAAAAAAACGCGCCAGCTTCAGCGCCAGCACCGTAGACGGCACGTACTTTCCTGTTTCAATCGCGTTGATTGTCTGTCGGCTCACCTGTATCCGGTCCGCGAGATCACCCTGCGAAATGGAAGCCACAGCTCTTAAAACCTTTAGATTATTCTTCATCAGTTGCCGCTTTTTTGAGTTGGTACAGCTTGTAATGAAACCTTATGATGAAAAAGAAAATCATCGTAAAGGTGTTGTAAAACAGGACATTCATGAACGGAAGTCCGTAAATGGTCGCTGCTAGGAGCAGGACGATGCCATAGTTGATATAAACAGCCCAAACGAGACTTTCGTAGCGTATTCTTGAGATGAATTCATCTTCGCGCTTCAGCTTTGAAAAGCAGATAAAAATACCGCCAATGATAAGGCAAAACAGCAACAGCTCGTCAATGATGCTGTTCCGGATCACCCCGAAGTATTTCGATTCACCAAACAAACCATCGTTAAGCAGGGCGAAAACATTGACCTGCAGCAGCGCATCGGTATCTACGTTCATGACTGAAAAGTACAGGCACAGTGCAAACGCCGGAATGAATAAAATCCATCCAATTCTCTTGAATGAATTTGGAAATAAAAAAGGTGTTTTCATTTTTCTAAAATTTAAATATATCCAAATGTAAAACAAACTTTACATATAGACAAATATATTTTACATTTAGAAAAGCAAACTTAACAGAAATACCCTTGACATGACGGGCAACGCCAGCAATGTCAAGGGTATTTTGATATGTAATCGGTGTCAGTAAACGGTAGGATGGTCTTCAGCGGGAATGTGCGAGGTATCGTAACCCGCATATTTCCGGAGATAGCTCCTGAGTGAAGTCCCGAAACCGTCGACTATTTTCTTTCTGCCGTCGTGCCTGAGGAACTTCTTCACCGATCCGGCTCCCAGGAGGTGCGCTGCAGCAAGCATTCCTGACTCGGTTACTTTGATACCGGCGACAACTTTCCCTTCGTATTCGGCGATTTCGTCCCTGAGCTCCCATTTATTCTTGGCAATGAGTGCGCTGAAGGCTTTTTCCTGCAATTGCGGGTCATTTAAAAACAGACTGTTACTGGTGATACCGACGGATCGGAGGGCACTGGTCCCAAATTGGTACTTGCCCATGTAACCAAAAGAATTGACTAATTTGTATTGGCCCTGAGACTCTTTGAAAGCGATAGCTTCTTTGAAACCGGTGAAGGATTTGCCGGTAAAAATCAGGTTTGAAAAGGGGTAATCTGAACGATGCTGTGAAGGAAACTGCACGGCCGATGGCTCGGGATCTGCAGCGGCTAACCAAAACTGGCTGTAGGCTTTGTCAGATTTAAAACCTGAACTGATGAATGCAACGGTAAGGACAATGCTGGTGTAATAAATCCATTTTTTTAACATAAATTGGTTTTCTTCCAAGTCTGTCACCCCGGGAAATTTCTGAGGGGCAAATATACGATAAATATTACAATTCTGAATATCAGCGAGTTAATATTTACCTAAAAATAGATCGGATGCATTCGAATCCTTCCGGAACCGTTGACCTCAACGGTGGGAGCAGGAATCTTAATCGTATTAAAAAGTGAGAAAAGCGTCTTTAAAAAGTGGGAATTTGTCTCAATTTTCTCCAAATCGACATCCAGGCTGATGTAAAACTGGCGCAATCTTTCCGGATTTTGTGTTATGCCCGACACGGCCGAACCGTCACCGGAAACCATGCCATCCGCGCCATATCCAAACGCGAGATTGAGCCATTTCGGAACCGCGTCGCATTTTGTGAAAGCATACACATTCGCCGACAGCCAGTACGTTTGTCCGTTATAATCTTTTAGAAGCTGTTCCGAAAATGATTGTCCGAGGACGTCAGGACGGATTTTCGCATACTGCGTTTGGTGAAATGAAAACTTCGGGGTGATGCGCTGCTCATGCCAAAGTAATTCCTGTCCGGCAAATAACGCCGTTCCGGTAACGTTGGCCAGCAAATCGCCCGATGACGCACCCCATTGCGCGGAAAAGCCATCGAACACTTCAACAACAGTTAGGAAAGCCAACCCGAGGGTGCTGCCATAGATGAGGCTGTTCCTTTTATCAACTCCGCTCCACCGCAATGCGTTGAATCCCGCCTTCCCTATATGGTAGGATGAAAAAACATGCCCGGCCTTGTCCATTTGCAGCCATTCATTGTTGTCGTTGATGAAGTGAAATTTCGACTGCGGATAATCCTTATACCAAAGCTGGCTCAGTCCCACCAACGCTGCTGTACCCAGGACTGCTTCAGCCCCGACCACAAGATTGCGTTTCCGGGTATTGAGGCTGTCCGAAGGCGACAGGAACCGATCGAATCCGCTTTGGGAAAAGGCAGTCGCAGCAGTAAGAAAAATCAGCAGGATGGTATATCGTTTCGCTGCCAAGGCTATCGCTTAATGCCCTGACTGCTGATCCATGCGACGTATTTGCGGCGGTTTGCCTCATGCTGCGCCGGGGTAACGGCAAATTCATGATAGCCGAAATTCGTCACACTCGCACAGAAATAGATGTAGTCGTGCTGTTCCGGATTCAATACTGCCTCTAGCGCCGTAATGTCCGGCATGGCGATGGGTCCGGGCGGCAAACCCTCATACATGTACGTATTGTAAGGCGAGTTGGTCAACAAATCTTTATTAAGGACGCGCTTGATGACAAGGCTGAAATCGTTCGCATTTTTCTTCACCGCATAAATTACGGTAGGATCTGCTTCCAGCTTCATACCACTATTGAGGCGGTTCAGGTAAACACCTGCCACCCGCGGGCGTTCATCCTTCTTTACCGTTTCCTTATGTACGATCGATGCCAGTGCGGAAACCTGCAAAGGCGTCAGGTTCTGCTTCTCTGCTAAGGCGATACGTTCGGGTGTCCAGAATTTGCGGTATTCCTTTGCCATGCGGTCGCGGAACTTTTCAGCGCTGACATTCCAGAAAAATTCGTATGAGTTTGGGATGAACATCGACAATACATTGTCTTCCGTAAAGCCATTATCAGCCAGGAATTTCTTATCTCGGAACGCATTGAGCAGCGAAAGGCTGTCGGCTTCAATCTGTTTTGAAACCCTTCCGGCCAGATCTTCCAGGCGTTCCTGATTGTTGAAGGTAAGATCGAAATGGACGTTCTGACGCAGTGAATTGATGATGTCATTGCTGCTCATGCCTTTTTTGATCAGGAATTTCCCGGGCTTCACGTTGCGATCGTACTTTTTCTTTTCGGCGACCATCTTAAAACGGTCCATGTCCTGAATCAGAGGGGACATGATGGCTGTTACCTGGCTGAAGTCAGCATTGGTAGGAATGTAAACATAAAGCTCCTTCTGGTCGAATGAGGTGTTGGGCGCAAAAATTTTACGGTACAGCGTATATCCGTAAACGGAAGCCGCGACCACAATAACAAGCGATAGGATAATGAGTAATTTCTTCGGTTTCAATCTGTATGATTTTTAAAATTGAGGGTTTAACAATTGGTAAAGGGCTTCGTCCCGGTACTTTCCGTCCTGCAGGTTCCATTGCTCTTTGACGCCGATACGATGGAACCCAAATTTAGTAAAAAGCCTGATACTCGCTTCATTTTCCGTATCAATATTCGCGTACACCTGGCGCAGGGCCAGTTTTGAAAAGGCATACCGGATCAAAAGCCCCAAAGCCTCGGTACCGGCGCGTTTGTTGCGGTCTTTGGCATTTTGTATCAGGATGCCGATGCCGGCGCGGTGGTTTTTCGGGTCAAAATCGAACAGGTCAATCAACCCAATCGGCGTAACGTCATCGTGATGGCACACCGCGAGCCGCAATTGCCTGGCTTCGTAAATATCCTGCTGCGCATTCTCGAGGTATTGCCGTATGAGGTAATAACTGTAGGGCGTCTGGGTATTGCTCACGTGCCAGATGCTCTCGTCGTTTTCAACTTCATAAATGAAATCAAGATCTTCGGGTTCGAGCGCACGCAGGCGGATGTTTTCTCCTTTTAAGGTAATCATGTTACGGAATCGGGATTTCGCCTTTAAAGACAAATGTGGCAGGGCCTTTCAGGAACACGTTGGAATACACGCCGTCGTTGGCGAAAAACGACACTTCAAGCGCGCCTCCCGGAACATGCAGGGTTACCTTTTCTGCCTGGGTCTTGCCTATCGCGTGCATGGCAATTGCAACCGCTGTGACCCCGGTGCCGCAGGACAGTGTCTCGTCTTCAACACCACGTTCATACGTACGCACTTTAAATGCATCGTCCTGTTCCTGTTCGACAAAATTAACGTTGCTGCCTTTTTGCCCGTAAAGGTCGGAGTAGCGGACTTTCGCACCCTTTTGCCTCACATCGGTGGCGTGTACATCATCGACGAGCTCGACATGATGCGGAGAACCGGTATCTAAAAAGACATACTCCGGTGTCACCGTAAGCGCATCCACATCTTTCATCTGCAATGCCACCACCCCTTTGTCATACATCGTGGCGTAATGCGGGCCGTCCGTCGCGATGAATGTGGTCTCAACATCGACAAGGCCGAGATTTTTTGCGAAAGCGACCAGGCACCTGCCGCCATTTCCGCACATCGAACTTTCATTGCCGTCGGAATTGAAGTACACCATCCTGAAGTCGTATTGAGGATCGGTTTCAAGTAAAATAAGGCCGTCGGCACCAATACCGAACCGCCGGTCACAAAGCTTCCTGATCAGGGCGTGATCGGTTTTGGGAAATTGAAGTAAACGGTTGTCGATCATCACAAAATCGTTACCGGTACCTTCATATTTGTGGAACTCAGTTTTCATGGAATGTCAATGTTTCAAATCAGGAAACACGTCCCAAAGATAGCAATATTATAACAGAAAGTTAAACCGTGTTAATCAGGTGTTAAACCACTTTTCCGAAAAAGTAAATCCCATAATTTTGCTGTTAAATAATTTAATTCCTAACTACAAATGAAAAGATTTTCTAATTTATTTCTGGTTTGCTTGTTAAGCGGTGCCACAACATTAGGAGCTTACAAGTTATTATTTGAAGGCGGTGGTTTGTTTTCCCCAAAAAAATCCATCGTAACGGTCGCTTCTCCAAATTACAACAAGACCGTAGGGTTTTCAGCCGAAGGCGTCGACTTTGCCGAAGCTGCTGACAAGGCAGTGCATACCGTCGTACACGTAAAGAACGTTTCTTACCGCACCGTGTCTAACCCGATTATGGAGTACTTCTACGGATACCGCGGTGGTCAGCAGCAGGAGCAGGTAGGTACCGGATCGGGGGTTATCATTTCTGAGGACGGGTATATCGTAACCAACAACCATGTGGTACAGGATGCGTCTGACCTTGAGATCACCCTGAACAACAAAAAGGTGTACAAGGCCAAACTGATCGGCACGGATTCTAAGATGGACATCGCCCTGCTAAAAATCGATGCCGATGAAAAACTGCCCTACGCCACCTTTGCCGACAGCGATAACACCAAGGTCGGAGAATGGGTACTCGCCGTAGGAAACCCTTACAACCTCACCTCTACCGTTACTGCCGGGATTATTTCGGCCAAAGCCAGAAACCTGGACACCAATGGCATCCAGTCGTTCATCCAGACCGACGCGGCAGTAAACCCGGGAAACAGCGGCGGTGCACTCGTAAACACGCATGGCGAACTCATCGGTATCAATACGATGATCTCGTCACAAACCGGATCGTATGTGGGTTACTCTTTTGCGATTCCGTCGAATATTGCGCGCAAGATTATAGAGGACATCATGGAATACGGCAACGTACAACGCGGCATCCTGGGCGTACATGGTGCTGAACTCAACGGCCCGGTATCAAAGGAACTCGGACTGAACCGTACCGAAGGCTTCTATGTAGGCGATGTCGACAAGAATTCGGGTGCCGACAAGGCAGGAATTAAAAAAGGGGACGTCATCATTAAAATGGACAACACCAACATCAGTTCGTACGCTGATCTTTCAGGTTTCATCAATACCAAGCGTCCGAATGATAAAATCCAGGTGACGCTCGTGCGCGACGGCGAAACCAGGACTGTGCCGGTAATGCTTTCGAAGTATGAATTTGTCAATGCCGAATTTAAAGGCATCGAACTTGAAGACCTCACGGCAGCAGATATGAAGCGGTACAACCTGAACTACGGGGTCAAGATCCGCGACATTTCCAATGAACGCTTTGCAGCTTACGCCAACGACCTCAAAGGCGGCATCATCCTGAGCATTAACAATACCAAGGTCAAAAATATTAAGGTGGTGAATGAGATGCTCGACAACCTCGACGACAACGAAAGCGTACAGATTGAAATGCTCACCCGCAACGGGCAGGTT
The nucleotide sequence above comes from Flavobacterium magnum. Encoded proteins:
- the dnaA gene encoding chromosomal replication initiator protein DnaA, giving the protein MNKTAQSVWENCLLFIKDNIQDQAYKTWFEPIKSVELTDNALYIQVPSKFFYEWLEEHYVKLLKVALTKELGKNAKLLYKIKMENTYGNKQPFTEQLPSAHRSPMKAQEVDAPFKNLNPELKNPFVIPGIRNLKIESQLNANYSFDNFLEGDSNRLARSAGMAVANKPGGTSFNPLLIFGGVGLGKTHLAHAIGVEIKDKYPEKTVLYISAEIFTQQYIDSVKKNNRNDFIHFYQLIDVLIIDDVQFLSGKTGTQDVFFHIFNYLHQNGKQVILTSDKAPVDMQDIEQRLLSRFKWGLSAELHQPDYETRISILKNILYRDGVEMPEEIIEYVARNIKSNVRELEGAIISLIAQSSFNKKEVTLDLAKAVVEKFVKNVKREISIDYIQKVVSDYFQLDIDMLQSKTRKRHVVQARQLAMFFAKKFTKASLANIGSQIGDRDHATVLHACKTVDNLVSTDKQFKKFVDDIHKKLSL
- a CDS encoding low molecular weight protein-tyrosine-phosphatase, whose product is MPVRILMVCLGNICRSPLAEGILESKLPRDKFRVDSAGTGNYHSGKQPDQRSINIAKKRGLDITMQRARQFNAEDFSIYDHIFVMDHSNYRDVMLLAPDEKSRKKVSYLLDALFPGENVDVPDPYFGLENGFETVYDMIDESCTLIAEKLLKEAE
- a CDS encoding SAM-dependent methyltransferase produces the protein MANHPTGKLYLIPTTLGESAPMDVLPHTVKRLVESLDIYIVENEKTARKFIKGVAPEKPQPQLQLSTLNKHTEASAHIDMIRPCLEGKDIGLMSEAGCPGVADPGAVIVKLAHEKGIQVVPMVGPSSILLAIMASGMNGQSFTFNGYLPIDKSEKKAAVKQLEKLSADKNQSQLFIETPYRNNKMLDDLLMALHPETHLCVAADITLPTEYIRTMKIKEWKKIKIDLQNRPAIFIIHKM
- a CDS encoding helix-turn-helix transcriptional regulator, which translates into the protein MKNNLKVLRAVASISQGDLADRIQVSRQTINAIETGKYVPSTVLALKLARFFEKPVEEIFQLEPDDDQ
- a CDS encoding peptidoglycan-binding protein LysM, whose protein sequence is MLKKWIYYTSIVLTVAFISSGFKSDKAYSQFWLAAADPEPSAVQFPSQHRSDYPFSNLIFTGKSFTGFKEAIAFKESQGQYKLVNSFGYMGKYQFGTSALRSVGITSNSLFLNDPQLQEKAFSALIAKNKWELRDEIAEYEGKVVAGIKVTESGMLAAAHLLGAGSVKKFLRHDGRKKIVDGFGTSLRSYLRKYAGYDTSHIPAEDHPTVY
- a CDS encoding DUF2279 domain-containing protein, with translation MAAKRYTILLIFLTAATAFSQSGFDRFLSPSDSLNTRKRNLVVGAEAVLGTAALVGLSQLWYKDYPQSKFHFINDNNEWLQMDKAGHVFSSYHIGKAGFNALRWSGVDKRNSLIYGSTLGLAFLTVVEVFDGFSAQWGASSGDLLANVTGTALFAGQELLWHEQRITPKFSFHQTQYAKIRPDVLGQSFSEQLLKDYNGQTYWLSANVYAFTKCDAVPKWLNLAFGYGADGMVSGDGSAVSGITQNPERLRQFYISLDVDLEKIETNSHFLKTLFSLFNTIKIPAPTVEVNGSGRIRMHPIYF
- the mltG gene encoding endolytic transglycosylase MltG; translation: MKPKKLLIILSLVIVVAASVYGYTLYRKIFAPNTSFDQKELYVYIPTNADFSQVTAIMSPLIQDMDRFKMVAEKKKYDRNVKPGKFLIKKGMSSNDIINSLRQNVHFDLTFNNQERLEDLAGRVSKQIEADSLSLLNAFRDKKFLADNGFTEDNVLSMFIPNSYEFFWNVSAEKFRDRMAKEYRKFWTPERIALAEKQNLTPLQVSALASIVHKETVKKDERPRVAGVYLNRLNSGMKLEADPTVIYAVKKNANDFSLVIKRVLNKDLLTNSPYNTYMYEGLPPGPIAMPDITALEAVLNPEQHDYIYFCASVTNFGYHEFAVTPAQHEANRRKYVAWISSQGIKR
- a CDS encoding GNAT family N-acetyltransferase; this encodes MITLKGENIRLRALEPEDLDFIYEVENDESIWHVSNTQTPYSYYLIRQYLENAQQDIYEARQLRLAVCHHDDVTPIGLIDLFDFDPKNHRAGIGILIQNAKDRNKRAGTEALGLLIRYAFSKLALRQVYANIDTENEASIRLFTKFGFHRIGVKEQWNLQDGKYRDEALYQLLNPQF
- the dapF gene encoding diaminopimelate epimerase — its product is MKTEFHKYEGTGNDFVMIDNRLLQFPKTDHALIRKLCDRRFGIGADGLILLETDPQYDFRMVYFNSDGNESSMCGNGGRCLVAFAKNLGLVDVETTFIATDGPHYATMYDKGVVALQMKDVDALTVTPEYVFLDTGSPHHVELVDDVHATDVRQKGAKVRYSDLYGQKGSNVNFVEQEQDDAFKVRTYERGVEDETLSCGTGVTAVAIAMHAIGKTQAEKVTLHVPGGALEVSFFANDGVYSNVFLKGPATFVFKGEIPIP
- a CDS encoding Do family serine endopeptidase encodes the protein MKRFSNLFLVCLLSGATTLGAYKLLFEGGGLFSPKKSIVTVASPNYNKTVGFSAEGVDFAEAADKAVHTVVHVKNVSYRTVSNPIMEYFYGYRGGQQQEQVGTGSGVIISEDGYIVTNNHVVQDASDLEITLNNKKVYKAKLIGTDSKMDIALLKIDADEKLPYATFADSDNTKVGEWVLAVGNPYNLTSTVTAGIISAKARNLDTNGIQSFIQTDAAVNPGNSGGALVNTHGELIGINTMISSQTGSYVGYSFAIPSNIARKIIEDIMEYGNVQRGILGVHGAELNGPVSKELGLNRTEGFYVGDVDKNSGADKAGIKKGDVIIKMDNTNISSYADLSGFINTKRPNDKIQVTLVRDGETRTVPVMLSKYEFVNAEFKGIELEDLTAADMKRYNLNYGVKIRDISNERFAAYANDLKGGIILSINNTKVKNIKVVNEMLDNLDDNESVQIEMLTRNGQVVRFIL